From the Phreatobacter oligotrophus genome, one window contains:
- a CDS encoding thiamine phosphate synthase has product MPADRSTDAAPTQLVLVTPILGDPASFAASLETALAAGPVAAVIARFEACDDRTLVNRIKALAPLVQGRGAALMVEAPVEVAARAGADGIHLTYAPEALSDAVSRLAPQRMVGVGGLRSRDDAMAAGEAGADYVMFGEPIVSRHAEKNGQMPPFAAVVERVGWWAELFEVPVVGLAQDIDGVAALARVRADFAAIGEPVWSHDGGPAAAVTAALALIAAETPA; this is encoded by the coding sequence ATGCCCGCCGACCGTTCCACCGACGCCGCGCCGACCCAGCTCGTGCTGGTGACGCCGATCCTTGGCGATCCCGCCTCTTTCGCCGCATCGCTGGAGACGGCGCTGGCTGCGGGTCCTGTCGCCGCCGTCATTGCCCGTTTCGAGGCCTGCGACGACAGGACGCTGGTGAACCGCATCAAGGCGCTCGCCCCCCTCGTCCAGGGCCGTGGCGCCGCCCTGATGGTGGAGGCGCCCGTCGAGGTCGCTGCCCGGGCCGGCGCTGACGGCATCCATCTCACCTATGCGCCCGAGGCGCTCAGCGACGCGGTCTCCCGCCTCGCGCCCCAGCGGATGGTCGGTGTCGGCGGCCTGCGCTCGCGCGACGACGCCATGGCGGCCGGCGAGGCCGGTGCCGACTATGTGATGTTCGGCGAGCCCATCGTCTCGCGCCATGCCGAGAAGAATGGCCAGATGCCGCCCTTCGCCGCCGTCGTCGAGCGGGTGGGCTGGTGGGCCGAGCTCTTCGAGGTCCCGGTCGTCGGCCTTGCCCAGGATATTGACGGCGTCGCCGCGCTGGCTCGGGTGCGGGCCGATTTCGCCGCCATCGGCGAGCCGGTCTGGAGCCATGACGGCGGGCCCGCCGCCGCGGTCACCGCGGCGCTTGCCCTGATCGCGGCGGAGACGCCGGCATGA
- a CDS encoding tetratricopeptide repeat protein encodes MRRAALLAGLGRVAGLGLVAALGLSLAASGAVAQTRPPARPAPAAPAPAARPEPPSVESAYAAWQRGRYLTAFREATERVEALADPVSMTMLGELHAAGIGIPQNEERALGWYRLAAERNERNAIFSLGMFHIEGRAGLTRDPALARPFFERAAALGHVAAAYNLGLLALAGQGGEVDPAAAARWFQRAADLGNADAQYAFAVMLKDGNGIPADLPRAASYMQRAALQDLLEAQIDFAVMLFNGQGLPKDEARAASFFRKAALRGNPLAMNRYARLLAAGRGTRPDAKMAAQWHITAHMLGAPDSWLQDYVRNMDPVQREAAEQGARDWLR; translated from the coding sequence ATGAGGCGCGCCGCGCTCCTCGCCGGGCTTGGTCGTGTTGCCGGGCTTGGTCTCGTCGCCGCACTTGGCCTTTCGCTCGCGGCCTCGGGCGCCGTCGCCCAGACGCGCCCGCCCGCGCGTCCCGCACCGGCGGCGCCCGCGCCGGCCGCCCGTCCGGAGCCGCCGAGCGTCGAATCGGCCTATGCCGCTTGGCAGCGCGGCCGTTACCTCACCGCCTTCCGCGAGGCGACCGAGCGCGTCGAGGCCCTCGCCGATCCGGTGTCGATGACCATGCTCGGCGAACTCCACGCTGCCGGCATCGGCATTCCCCAGAACGAGGAGCGGGCGCTCGGCTGGTATCGCCTCGCCGCCGAGCGCAACGAGCGCAACGCCATCTTCTCCCTCGGCATGTTCCACATCGAGGGCCGTGCCGGCCTGACGCGCGATCCCGCACTCGCCCGGCCCTTTTTCGAGCGCGCCGCGGCCCTCGGTCATGTCGCAGCCGCCTACAATCTCGGCCTTCTGGCGCTGGCCGGCCAGGGCGGGGAGGTCGACCCCGCCGCTGCCGCGCGCTGGTTCCAGCGCGCCGCCGACCTCGGCAATGCCGACGCGCAATATGCCTTCGCCGTCATGCTGAAGGACGGCAACGGCATTCCAGCCGACCTGCCGCGCGCTGCCAGCTACATGCAGCGCGCCGCCCTTCAGGACCTCCTTGAGGCGCAGATCGACTTCGCCGTCATGCTCTTCAACGGCCAGGGCCTGCCGAAGGACGAGGCCCGCGCCGCCAGCTTCTTCCGCAAGGCGGCGCTGCGGGGCAACCCGCTCGCCATGAACCGCTACGCCCGCCTGCTGGCCGCTGGCCGCGGCACCCGCCCGGACGCGAAGATGGCGGCGCAATGGCACATCACCGCCCATATGCTGGGGGCTCCCGACTCCTGGCTTCAGGACTATGTTCGCAACATGGACCCCGTGCAGCGCGAGGCCGCCGAGCAGGGCGCCCGCGACTGGCTGCGCTGA
- a CDS encoding inositol monophosphatase family protein has protein sequence MLRSALLNVMVGAALKAGRSLKRDFGEVENLQVSLKGPADFVSAADRKAEQIVKTELMKARPGYGFIGEEGGEEKGSDSTHTWIVDPLDGTTNFLHGIPHFAVSIGLVRNDVPVAGVVYNPANDELYVAERGTGAFLNDRRLRVSARRKPEDSVVGGGIPHIARGDHVQFRNELKVVQSRFGGVRRMGACALDLAYVAAGRFDGFWERGVSPWDIAAGIVLIREAGGFVTDCDGHDNMLLTGTVCCGNEPIHKELLAAVKEGQRG, from the coding sequence ATGCTCCGCTCAGCCCTTCTCAACGTCATGGTCGGCGCCGCCCTCAAGGCGGGACGCAGCCTCAAGCGCGACTTCGGCGAGGTCGAGAACCTCCAGGTCTCGCTCAAGGGCCCGGCCGATTTCGTCTCCGCCGCCGACCGCAAGGCCGAGCAGATCGTCAAGACCGAGCTGATGAAGGCCCGCCCGGGCTACGGTTTCATCGGCGAGGAGGGCGGCGAGGAGAAGGGTTCCGACAGCACCCATACCTGGATCGTCGACCCGCTCGACGGCACCACCAATTTCCTCCACGGCATCCCGCATTTCGCGGTGTCCATCGGCCTCGTGCGCAATGACGTGCCGGTCGCCGGCGTCGTCTACAACCCCGCCAACGACGAGCTCTATGTCGCCGAGCGCGGCACCGGAGCCTTCCTCAACGACCGCCGCCTGCGCGTCTCGGCGCGGCGCAAGCCGGAGGACAGCGTCGTGGGTGGCGGCATTCCGCACATCGCCCGCGGCGACCATGTCCAGTTCCGCAACGAGCTGAAGGTGGTGCAGTCGCGCTTCGGCGGCGTGCGCCGCATGGGCGCTTGCGCCCTCGACCTCGCCTATGTCGCGGCCGGCCGTTTCGACGGGTTCTGGGAGCGCGGTGTCAGCCCCTGGGACATCGCGGCAGGCATCGTGCTGATCCGCGAGGCCGGCGGCTTCGTCACCGATTGCGACGGCCATGACAACATGCTGCTCACCGGGACGGTGTGCTGCGGCAACGAGCCGATCCACAAGGAACTGCTCGCGGCGGTGAAGGAAGGCCAGCGGGGCTGA
- a CDS encoding sensor domain-containing diguanylate cyclase: MYCEIFDTGIDERAHAPVIRRLYARWQALRAEGPAVPFSYFAPQTMGPAADDMIVFRPLPDGDMVFAHYGRALVERNGVDMTGLPHSHLKEPIGAFFRDCNARVAASGQPLFTLHRGKSAGPVHLWERLVLPCQDETGETLLVVIALPRLYRDDLLASLLDASLDAIVAVRLIRDEQGRVTDGEFITANRLAAEWSGISVEAMLQTTILKLRPDLKDAGLWDAYVQAAELRSPLQLITPWTILGRQCWMEVACVPFGDGFTLTVTDVTEKKKALDREREAQGELARANEALKEEIRRRQDLELELSRLATRDSLTGVLNRRAVTEGLQRSMATAERYGHPVSVLAMDLDHFKRINDEHGHAGGDAVLRHVTDLLTHGLREDVDLVGRLGGEEFVIVLPHVGLTDAAAVACRMRAVMAETGVMHDDRPIVFSGSFGVACWDGRETMDRLLSRADTALYRAKAAGRNAVAVDEGAGEIVVAVAPPQAPLQPLSEPFTPSTRQGTGPRGSRSKAGS, from the coding sequence ATGTACTGCGAGATCTTCGACACCGGGATCGACGAGAGGGCCCACGCCCCCGTGATCCGCCGTCTCTATGCCAGGTGGCAGGCGCTGCGGGCCGAAGGCCCTGCGGTGCCCTTCTCCTATTTCGCCCCCCAGACCATGGGCCCCGCGGCCGACGACATGATCGTCTTCCGCCCTCTGCCCGATGGCGACATGGTCTTCGCCCATTACGGCCGCGCCCTGGTCGAGCGGAACGGCGTCGACATGACCGGCCTGCCGCACTCCCATCTCAAGGAGCCGATCGGCGCCTTCTTCCGTGACTGCAACGCCCGGGTGGCTGCGAGCGGTCAGCCGCTCTTCACCCTCCATCGCGGCAAGAGCGCGGGGCCGGTGCACCTCTGGGAGCGCCTTGTCCTGCCCTGCCAGGACGAGACCGGCGAGACGCTTCTCGTGGTCATCGCCTTGCCCCGCCTGTACCGGGATGACCTTCTGGCCTCCCTGCTCGATGCCTCCCTCGATGCGATCGTCGCTGTCCGCCTGATCCGCGACGAGCAGGGCCGCGTCACCGACGGCGAGTTCATCACCGCCAACCGGCTGGCCGCCGAATGGTCGGGGATCAGCGTCGAGGCCATGCTGCAGACGACGATCCTGAAGTTGCGCCCGGACCTCAAGGATGCCGGCCTCTGGGATGCCTATGTCCAGGCGGCCGAACTGCGCTCGCCGCTGCAGCTGATCACGCCCTGGACCATCCTTGGTCGGCAGTGCTGGATGGAAGTCGCCTGCGTGCCCTTCGGCGACGGCTTCACCCTCACCGTCACGGACGTGACCGAGAAGAAGAAGGCCCTGGACCGCGAGCGGGAGGCGCAGGGCGAGCTCGCCCGCGCCAACGAGGCGCTGAAGGAGGAAATCCGCCGCCGGCAGGACCTCGAACTTGAGCTGAGCCGTCTCGCCACCCGCGACAGCCTCACCGGCGTCCTCAACCGCCGCGCGGTCACCGAGGGCCTCCAGCGCTCCATGGCCACCGCCGAGCGCTATGGCCACCCGGTATCGGTGCTCGCCATGGACCTCGACCATTTCAAGCGCATCAACGACGAGCACGGCCATGCCGGTGGCGACGCCGTTCTGCGCCATGTCACCGACCTGCTGACCCATGGCCTGCGCGAGGACGTGGACCTTGTCGGCCGCCTCGGCGGCGAGGAATTCGTCATCGTGCTCCCGCATGTCGGGCTCACGGACGCCGCGGCTGTTGCCTGCCGGATGCGCGCGGTGATGGCCGAGACCGGCGTCATGCACGATGACCGGCCGATCGTCTTCAGCGGCTCCTTCGGCGTTGCCTGCTGGGATGGGCGCGAGACGATGGATCGCCTCCTCAGCCGCGCCGACACGGCCCTCTACCGGGCCAAGGCCGCCGGCCGGAACGCCGTCGCCGTCGACGAGGGAGCCGGCGAGATCGTCGTTGCCGTGGCCCCGCCGCAGGCGCCGCTGCAGCCCTTGTCCGAGCCGTTCACGCCCTCCACCCGTCAGGGCACCGGTCCGCGCGGCTCGCGGTCAAAGGCGGGCAGCTAG
- the miaA gene encoding tRNA (adenosine(37)-N6)-dimethylallyltransferase MiaA, producing MGQVRSSAGQARPRAVLIAGPTASGKSALALDLARRFGGVVINADSMQVYRDLSIITARPSAEDMALAPHRLYGTVDAAENFSVGRWVAASTEEIGRAEADRALPILVGGTGLYFKALREGLSAIPQVPAEVRDRVRTEAEGVPAAELHARLTAIDPRTAAKLRPSDPQRIIRALEVMVATGRPLAAWQEDGREAGFLAGAEVAAVFLSVERSSLRHRIDARFVAMMEQGALDEVKRLAARGLDPALPAMRAHGVPGLIAFLRGEASLDEAIARGQKDTRAYAKRQETWFRHQMPDFAALEPAAAAKALAARL from the coding sequence GTGGGTCAAGTCAGGAGTTCCGCTGGACAGGCAAGGCCGAGGGCCGTCCTCATCGCAGGTCCGACGGCGAGCGGCAAGTCGGCCCTGGCGCTGGACCTGGCGCGGCGGTTCGGCGGCGTGGTGATCAACGCCGATTCGATGCAGGTCTATCGCGACCTCTCCATCATCACCGCGCGGCCGAGCGCGGAGGACATGGCCCTCGCCCCCCACCGGCTCTACGGCACGGTGGATGCGGCGGAGAATTTCTCGGTCGGGCGCTGGGTTGCGGCGTCGACCGAGGAGATCGGCCGGGCCGAGGCGGACAGGGCACTGCCGATCCTCGTCGGCGGGACGGGGCTCTACTTCAAGGCATTGCGGGAAGGCCTCTCGGCCATTCCGCAGGTGCCGGCGGAGGTCCGCGACAGGGTGCGCACTGAGGCCGAGGGTGTTCCGGCCGCAGAGCTCCATGCCCGCCTCACCGCCATCGACCCGCGCACCGCCGCGAAGCTCAGGCCGTCCGACCCGCAGCGGATCATCCGGGCGCTGGAGGTCATGGTGGCGACAGGCCGGCCACTGGCCGCCTGGCAGGAGGATGGCCGCGAGGCGGGGTTCCTCGCCGGCGCCGAGGTCGCGGCGGTGTTCCTGAGCGTGGAGCGCAGCAGCCTGCGCCATCGCATCGACGCGCGGTTCGTGGCGATGATGGAGCAGGGCGCGCTGGACGAGGTGAAGCGGCTCGCGGCGCGCGGCCTTGATCCCGCGCTCCCCGCGATGCGCGCCCATGGGGTCCCGGGGCTCATCGCCTTTCTCAGGGGCGAGGCCAGCCTCGACGAGGCGATTGCGCGGGGCCAGAAGGACACGCGCGCCTATGCCAAGCGGCAGGAGACCTGGTTCCGGCACCAGATGCCGGATTTCGCGGCCCTCGAGCCGGCTGCGGCGGCGAAGGCGCTAGCTGCCCGCCTTTGA
- the serB gene encoding phosphoserine phosphatase SerB, which produces MTHVATLIAHPQRPCLTEEAIATASARLPGAGAPVTLDAGIAADIPFAPAAGADNRAIADDLRAALAGMALDVAVQPAAGRRKKLFLADMDSTMIGQECIDELADLVGLKEHVAAITERAMRGEIAFEPALRERVALLKGLAADVVEDVIRERITLTSGGRELVATMKAAGGYAALVSGGFTLFTARIGAMIGFDENRANLLEVAEGRFAGTVREPILGREAKRETLIELRARFGLSAHETMAVGDGANDLAMLGEAGAGVAFHAKPKVAEAAAFRVDHGDLTALLYMQGYRRAEFAG; this is translated from the coding sequence TTGACCCACGTCGCGACCCTCATCGCCCATCCGCAGCGGCCCTGCCTGACTGAGGAGGCCATCGCCACCGCGTCAGCGCGCCTGCCGGGGGCAGGAGCGCCGGTGACGCTCGATGCCGGCATCGCCGCCGACATTCCTTTCGCACCCGCCGCGGGCGCCGACAACCGCGCCATCGCCGATGACCTGCGCGCCGCGCTGGCGGGCATGGCCCTCGACGTCGCCGTCCAGCCGGCGGCGGGGCGCCGCAAGAAGCTGTTCCTCGCCGACATGGACTCCACCATGATCGGCCAGGAATGCATCGACGAGCTCGCGGATCTCGTGGGCTTGAAGGAGCATGTCGCGGCCATCACCGAGCGCGCCATGCGCGGCGAGATCGCCTTCGAGCCGGCGCTGCGCGAGCGCGTGGCCCTGCTGAAGGGCCTCGCCGCCGATGTGGTCGAGGATGTCATCCGCGAGCGCATCACGCTCACCTCCGGCGGCCGCGAGCTGGTCGCCACCATGAAGGCGGCAGGCGGCTATGCCGCGCTGGTCTCCGGCGGCTTCACGCTGTTCACCGCACGCATCGGCGCGATGATCGGCTTCGACGAGAACCGCGCCAATCTCCTCGAGGTGGCCGAGGGCCGCTTCGCTGGAACCGTTCGCGAGCCGATCCTCGGCCGCGAGGCCAAGCGTGAGACCCTCATCGAGCTGCGCGCGCGCTTCGGCCTGTCAGCGCACGAGACCATGGCGGTAGGCGACGGCGCCAATGATCTCGCCATGCTCGGCGAGGCGGGGGCCGGCGTTGCCTTCCACGCCAAGCCCAAGGTGGCCGAGGCCGCCGCCTTCCGCGTCGACCACGGCGACCTGACGGCGCTGCTCTACATGCAGGGTTATCGCCGGGCCGAGTTCGCGGGCTGA
- a CDS encoding Do family serine endopeptidase, with protein sequence MIARLGSGLAAASLALSLGAGLALSPPAATPATARQAIDLSDLAERVMDAVVNISTSSRVDTAPGQRPGQPPQGRRPGQPQQPGPGAPFDELFEEFFRRRGENPPGGPNGQQQQQPQRRQSSLGSGFVVDASGIVITNNHVIDNADEITVIFNDGTRLKAELVGRDRETDIAVLRVQPTRPLKAVNFADSDRIRIGEPVMAIGNPLGLGGTVTAGIVSAKNRDIQSGPFDNYIQTDAAINRGNSGGPLFNMAGDVIGINTAIFSQSGGNIGIAFAVPANTARPVVAQLREFGETRRGWLGVRIQEVTDEIAESLSLGGRRGALIAGVEPNGPAGPAGIKTGDVIVRFDGREVRNSRELPRIVSETAVGKAVPVTVVRAGKEEQLTVTLGRREGNIQQASTGDQPRGQPPRPQNPTVSALGLQLSGLTQELRQRFSLREDVRGVVVTQVDPNSRAAERSIEPGNVILEVQNEPVVSPADVTRRIEDLRREGRSSALFLVANAQGDRRFVALTLR encoded by the coding sequence ATGATCGCCCGCCTCGGCAGCGGCCTTGCCGCCGCCAGCCTTGCCCTGTCCCTCGGTGCCGGCCTCGCCCTGTCGCCGCCCGCCGCCACTCCCGCCACCGCCCGGCAGGCCATCGACCTGTCCGACCTCGCCGAACGGGTGATGGACGCGGTGGTGAACATCTCGACCTCCTCGCGCGTCGACACCGCCCCGGGGCAGCGCCCCGGCCAGCCGCCGCAGGGACGCCGTCCCGGCCAGCCCCAGCAGCCAGGCCCGGGCGCGCCGTTTGACGAGCTCTTCGAGGAGTTCTTCCGTCGCCGCGGCGAGAACCCGCCGGGCGGCCCGAACGGTCAGCAGCAGCAGCAGCCCCAGCGTCGCCAGTCGTCGCTCGGCTCGGGCTTCGTGGTCGACGCGAGCGGCATCGTCATCACCAACAACCACGTCATCGACAATGCCGACGAGATAACCGTCATCTTCAACGACGGCACGCGACTGAAGGCTGAACTGGTGGGCCGCGACCGCGAGACCGACATCGCGGTGCTGCGCGTCCAGCCGACCCGGCCGCTGAAGGCGGTGAATTTCGCCGATTCCGACCGCATTCGCATCGGCGAGCCGGTCATGGCCATCGGCAACCCGCTCGGCCTCGGCGGCACGGTGACCGCCGGCATCGTCTCGGCGAAGAACCGCGACATCCAGTCGGGTCCCTTCGACAACTACATCCAGACGGACGCCGCCATTAACCGCGGCAATTCCGGCGGCCCGCTGTTCAACATGGCCGGTGACGTCATCGGCATCAACACGGCGATCTTCTCGCAGTCCGGCGGCAATATCGGCATCGCTTTCGCGGTGCCGGCCAACACCGCCCGTCCCGTGGTGGCGCAGCTGCGCGAGTTCGGCGAGACCCGCCGCGGCTGGCTCGGCGTCCGCATCCAGGAGGTCACCGACGAGATCGCCGAGAGCCTGAGCCTCGGTGGCCGCCGTGGCGCGCTCATCGCCGGCGTCGAGCCGAACGGTCCGGCCGGCCCGGCCGGCATCAAGACGGGCGATGTCATCGTCCGCTTCGACGGCCGCGAGGTGCGCAATTCCCGCGAACTGCCGCGCATCGTCTCCGAGACGGCGGTCGGCAAGGCCGTGCCGGTCACGGTCGTGCGCGCCGGCAAGGAAGAGCAGCTCACCGTCACGCTCGGCCGCCGCGAGGGCAATATCCAGCAGGCCTCGACCGGCGACCAGCCGCGCGGCCAGCCGCCGCGGCCGCAGAACCCGACCGTCTCCGCCCTCGGCCTGCAGCTCTCCGGCCTGACCCAGGAGCTTCGCCAGCGCTTCAGCCTGCGCGAGGACGTGCGCGGCGTGGTGGTGACGCAGGTCGATCCGAACTCGCGCGCCGCCGAGCGGTCGATCGAGCCGGGCAACGTCATCCTCGAGGTGCAGAACGAGCCGGTCGTGTCGCCCGCCGACGTGACCCGCCGCATCGAGGATCTGCGCCGCGAGGGCCGCAGCTCCGCGCTGTTCCTGGTGGCGAATGCCCAGGGCGACCGGCGCTTCGTGGCGCTGACTCTTCGCTGA
- a CDS encoding carboxymuconolactone decarboxylase family protein, with protein sequence MSTVRLLADADLSPEAAAVFADIRATRKTDFINNFWRALANDPPALRRTWESLKQVMGPGTLDPLTKELIYVAVSMANSCEYCIRSHSAAARSKGMSEAQFMELVSIVAMASETNRLAIALQVPVDEAFKPV encoded by the coding sequence ATGTCCACCGTGCGGCTGCTGGCCGATGCCGACCTGTCACCGGAGGCAGCGGCCGTCTTCGCCGACATCCGGGCCACCCGGAAGACCGACTTCATCAACAATTTCTGGCGCGCGCTGGCGAACGATCCGCCGGCGCTCAGGCGCACCTGGGAGAGCCTCAAGCAGGTCATGGGACCGGGCACGCTCGATCCGCTCACCAAGGAGCTGATCTATGTGGCCGTCTCGATGGCCAATTCCTGCGAGTACTGCATCCGCTCGCACAGCGCCGCGGCGCGGTCGAAAGGCATGAGCGAGGCGCAGTTCATGGAGCTCGTCTCGATCGTCGCCATGGCATCCGAGACCAACCGCCTGGCCATCGCGCTGCAGGTGCCGGTGGATGAGGCCTTCAAACCGGTGTGA
- a CDS encoding M20/M25/M40 family metallo-hydrolase: MPVTPDVDQVVSDIIRWVSIESPTYDAAAVNLMMDEGARDLGILGFDIERIPGKQGFGDIVIGRLAGAEPGPGLLILAHVDTVHAVGTLAGPLPIRREGDRLYGPGVTDMKGGTVLALHMLGKLIRQNGGRLRRTVTVVLIPDEEVGSPSSRPVIEAEAAKHAHVLVPEPGRDHFVTSGRHAVVRYMIHVHGRPSHAGAAISRGVSSIRAMARIIETIEDWSDYERGQTFAVGRVNAGTWVNVVPVLCSAEVLCVAATPEDVADIDVRLRTLRPPFPNTKITIEAGPVRPLFTAGPGTMALYAKAKAIADRHGYPIDHMQSGGGSDGNFTGAMGVPTLDGLGVWGGGIHTKEEFCDIRSILPRGTILGGLIEEIAA; this comes from the coding sequence ATGCCCGTCACACCCGACGTCGACCAGGTCGTATCCGACATCATCCGCTGGGTCTCGATCGAGAGCCCGACCTATGACGCGGCGGCCGTCAACCTGATGATGGACGAGGGCGCCCGCGATCTCGGCATCCTCGGCTTCGACATCGAGCGCATTCCCGGCAAGCAGGGCTTCGGCGACATCGTCATCGGCCGCCTTGCCGGCGCCGAGCCTGGGCCGGGCCTGCTCATCCTCGCTCATGTGGACACGGTCCATGCCGTCGGCACGCTGGCCGGTCCCCTTCCCATCCGCCGCGAGGGCGACCGGCTCTACGGGCCGGGCGTCACCGACATGAAGGGCGGCACGGTGCTCGCCCTGCACATGCTGGGCAAGCTGATCCGCCAGAACGGCGGGCGCCTGCGGCGTACCGTCACCGTCGTGCTGATCCCCGACGAGGAGGTCGGCTCGCCGTCCTCGCGCCCGGTCATCGAGGCCGAGGCGGCCAAGCACGCCCATGTGCTGGTGCCGGAGCCCGGCCGCGACCATTTCGTCACCTCCGGCCGCCACGCCGTGGTGCGCTACATGATCCACGTGCACGGCAGGCCCTCCCATGCGGGCGCCGCCATCAGCCGCGGCGTCAGCTCCATCCGCGCCATGGCGCGGATCATCGAGACCATCGAGGACTGGTCCGACTACGAGCGCGGCCAGACCTTCGCGGTCGGCCGGGTGAATGCCGGCACCTGGGTCAACGTCGTGCCGGTGCTCTGCTCGGCGGAGGTGCTCTGCGTCGCCGCGACGCCCGAGGACGTCGCCGACATCGATGTGCGGCTGCGGACCCTGCGCCCGCCCTTCCCCAACACCAAGATCACCATCGAGGCCGGGCCGGTGCGCCCGCTCTTCACGGCGGGACCGGGCACCATGGCGCTCTATGCCAAGGCCAAGGCCATTGCCGACCGGCACGGCTATCCGATCGACCACATGCAGTCGGGCGGCGGCTCGGACGGCAATTTCACCGGCGCAATGGGCGTGCCGACGCTCGATGGCCTCGGCGTCTGGGGCGGCGGCATCCACACCAAGGAAGAGTTCTGCGACATCCGCTCGATCCTGCCGCGCGGCACGATCCTCGGCGGCCTGATCGAAGAGATCGCGGCGTGA
- a CDS encoding lytic transglycosylase domain-containing protein: MSVLMVALAAPIATAQLDLTPPGVAQPPAARPARPAAPVVRAPRVAPLPEPRPDEAEAGDTPAPELATTPPTPVPPPSVASPPVASPPMPSPPPATAAPASPPVAAPPAAAATAPSRFDDVFRETEAARSRAPALPEGHPAIINAPLPPSRTPAPTAPAAAPPAPVEAEASVAAANPPQLEAPFAEAPHRRFEGRAYSDKRYPVGRAAHFELVRRLATELRVPIDLADAVVTVESAYDPHAVGLIDEIGLMQVRPAVARQFGFTGTMQDLFEPETNVRLGMTYLAGAWERSGGQLCQALMKYRAGWDETQTSPLSQEYCRRAVVHLTAIGSPLARGVTVAPGPAAPPPGQRSTSQFNWRDHEDRIKQIEQRFGGPNFGIIAREPQRP; encoded by the coding sequence TTGTCCGTCCTTATGGTCGCGCTGGCGGCGCCCATCGCCACGGCCCAGCTCGACCTGACGCCGCCGGGCGTCGCGCAGCCGCCTGCCGCGCGACCGGCCCGCCCCGCTGCGCCGGTGGTCCGCGCGCCCCGGGTCGCGCCGTTGCCTGAACCACGGCCGGACGAGGCGGAGGCCGGGGATACGCCCGCGCCTGAACTCGCCACCACGCCGCCGACCCCCGTCCCGCCCCCTTCGGTCGCAAGCCCGCCGGTGGCGAGCCCGCCCATGCCGAGCCCCCCGCCGGCTACCGCTGCTCCGGCATCTCCGCCTGTGGCTGCGCCGCCCGCCGCGGCGGCCACCGCCCCGTCCCGCTTCGACGACGTCTTCCGCGAGACCGAGGCGGCCCGCAGCCGCGCGCCGGCCCTGCCCGAGGGCCACCCCGCCATCATCAATGCGCCGCTGCCGCCGAGCCGGACGCCCGCTCCGACTGCGCCTGCCGCCGCGCCGCCCGCACCGGTTGAGGCGGAGGCCTCGGTCGCTGCCGCCAACCCTCCGCAGCTCGAAGCCCCCTTTGCCGAGGCGCCGCACCGGCGCTTCGAGGGCCGCGCCTATTCCGACAAGCGCTATCCCGTCGGCCGCGCCGCCCATTTCGAGCTGGTCCGGCGGCTTGCCACCGAGTTGCGGGTGCCGATCGACCTCGCCGATGCCGTCGTGACGGTCGAGAGCGCCTATGACCCGCATGCCGTCGGCCTGATCGACGAGATCGGCCTCATGCAGGTGCGCCCCGCCGTCGCGCGCCAGTTCGGTTTCACGGGGACCATGCAGGACCTGTTCGAGCCCGAAACCAATGTTCGCCTCGGCATGACCTATCTCGCCGGTGCCTGGGAGCGCTCGGGCGGCCAGCTCTGCCAGGCGCTGATGAAGTATCGCGCCGGCTGGGACGAGACGCAGACGAGCCCGCTGTCGCAGGAATATTGCCGCCGGGCCGTCGTCCATCTCACCGCCATCGGCTCGCCGCTGGCGCGCGGCGTGACGGTCGCGCCGGGTCCCGCGGCGCCGCCGCCGGGCCAGCGCTCCACCAGCCAGTTCAACTGGCGCGACCATGAAGACCGCATCAAGCAGATCGAACAGCGCTTCGGCGGCCCGAATTTCGGCATCATAGCTCGTGAGCCGCAACGCCCGTAG
- a CDS encoding MarR family winged helix-turn-helix transcriptional regulator — MTADPTPAPTDLVFRVFNEIGIIAQLAGNAFERVMPDGMTLAQFTVLNHFVRLGGPKRPSDLARAFQVTKATMTSTLQRMEPKGLVAIVPDDSDGRGRKVTITEAGRAMHADCIARLAPVLSGVLAATGEAAFAESLAPLAHIRATLDRMRD; from the coding sequence ATGACAGCCGACCCCACCCCAGCGCCGACCGACCTGGTGTTCCGCGTCTTCAACGAGATCGGCATCATCGCCCAGCTCGCCGGCAATGCCTTCGAGAGGGTCATGCCCGACGGCATGACCCTCGCGCAGTTCACCGTGCTCAATCATTTCGTCCGGCTCGGGGGGCCGAAGCGGCCCTCGGACCTTGCCCGCGCCTTCCAGGTGACCAAGGCCACTATGACCTCGACGCTGCAGCGCATGGAGCCGAAGGGCCTCGTCGCCATCGTCCCAGACGACAGCGACGGTCGCGGCCGCAAGGTGACGATCACCGAGGCCGGGCGGGCCATGCACGCCGATTGCATCGCCCGCCTCGCGCCGGTCCTTTCCGGCGTTCTCGCGGCCACGGGCGAGGCTGCCTTCGCCGAATCGCTGGCCCCGCTTGCCCATATCCGTGCGACGCTCGACCGGATGCGCGACTGA